A portion of the Adhaeribacter radiodurans genome contains these proteins:
- a CDS encoding homogentisate 1,2-dioxygenase: MAYYYRLGTIPPKRHTQFRQPDGSLYAEQLVGTLGFHGVSSLLYHIHPPTQISRIGEPVPYAAVEVKNRPLAPGHMRTLTQTITGTDYLSARQTLLVNNDVTISICNPDPSHSMDYYYKNAQADEVVFVHEGSGELLSPMGKLEFQQGDYLVIPRTVIHQFKFQPGPIRLLIIEAFSPVETCRRYRNQFGQLLEHAPYCERDIRPPAELITQTEPGEYRVQIKKEGFLHQYFYNFSPFDVVGWDGFFYPYAFSIYDFEPITGRIHQPPPVHQTFEGHNFVICSFVPRLFDYHPLAIPAPYNHSNVDSDEVLYYVAGNFMSRKGVDIASFTIHPGGIPHGPHPGTVEASIGKKETHELAVMIDTFKPLHLTEAALPYLDENYPLSWK; the protein is encoded by the coding sequence ATGGCCTATTATTATCGATTAGGTACTATCCCGCCGAAAAGGCATACTCAGTTTCGGCAGCCCGATGGTAGCTTATATGCTGAGCAACTGGTAGGAACTTTAGGCTTTCACGGGGTTTCATCGCTGTTGTATCATATTCATCCGCCTACTCAAATTAGTCGCATCGGGGAGCCTGTTCCGTATGCGGCCGTTGAGGTTAAAAACCGGCCCCTGGCTCCCGGCCATATGCGTACTTTAACCCAAACCATTACTGGTACGGATTACTTAAGCGCCCGCCAAACGCTTTTAGTAAATAATGACGTAACCATCAGCATTTGTAACCCCGACCCCAGCCACTCAATGGATTATTACTACAAAAATGCACAGGCCGATGAAGTAGTATTTGTCCACGAGGGCAGCGGAGAGTTACTTTCTCCTATGGGTAAACTGGAATTTCAGCAAGGCGATTATCTAGTTATTCCCCGCACGGTTATTCATCAATTTAAATTCCAGCCAGGTCCAATCCGTTTACTGATAATCGAAGCATTTAGCCCCGTAGAAACCTGTCGTCGTTATCGCAACCAGTTTGGGCAATTATTAGAGCACGCTCCGTATTGCGAACGCGACATACGCCCTCCCGCTGAATTAATTACCCAAACGGAACCTGGCGAGTACCGGGTACAAATTAAAAAAGAAGGTTTTTTGCACCAGTATTTTTATAATTTTAGTCCGTTTGATGTGGTGGGCTGGGATGGCTTTTTTTACCCTTATGCTTTTTCTATCTACGATTTTGAACCCATTACCGGCCGTATCCATCAACCACCGCCTGTTCACCAGACCTTCGAAGGGCATAATTTTGTGATATGCTCGTTTGTACCACGCTTATTCGATTATCATCCTTTGGCTATTCCAGCACCCTACAATCATTCCAACGTTGATTCAGACGAAGTGCTTTATTACGTAGCAGGTAACTTTATGAGCCGCAAAGGGGTAGATATTGCCTCGTTCACCATTCATCCGGGGGGTATTCCGCACGGGCCGCATCCGGGAACTGTAGAGGCCAGTATTGGGAAAAAAGAAACGCATGAGTTGGCCGTAATGATTGATACTTTTAAACCTTTGCACTTAACCGAAGCCGCCCTGCCTTACCTGGATGAAAATTACCCTTTGAGTTGGAAGTAA
- a CDS encoding M16 family metallopeptidase — translation MLKTILLPQKLRLACSAFGFSTMLLLGACSQKTISSATPTPPTTPETAAFSPKTTYQIPVDYYTLDNGLKVVLSPDKTTPIVTVAAYYNIGFRNEPKDRTGFAHLFEHMMFQGSQNLGKMEFIQLIQKNGGVLNGSTRFDFTNYFEIVPANKLETILWAEADRMRGLNITQENLKNQQEVVKNEVKVNVLNQPYGGFPWLDMPQYANKNWFNAHNFYGDLKDLDAANLDDVKSFFKTFYSPNNAALIVSGDFDPTQAKTWVKQYFGAIPSADLPAKVDLTEPRQEKEQRFVKDDKLATKPALAFAYHMPDRNTPEYYAMGLLDQILIQGNDSRLYQALVQEKGYTGSVSGGINSGLGNMFNYNGPMLWDGNLIHDNNVTADSIIAVIDREIKKLETSGIDQALLDLAIVKMRSSFYDQISQLYGFGKADLLASFALFDNNPARINTLESEFRKVTPELMQKTLREYLRPTNRTILTVNPLAKS, via the coding sequence ATGCTTAAAACAATTTTACTCCCGCAAAAACTTCGGTTAGCTTGTTCTGCTTTCGGATTTAGTACGATGTTGTTACTTGGTGCATGTAGCCAAAAAACAATAAGTTCCGCTACTCCTACACCGCCTACTACTCCAGAAACGGCAGCTTTCAGCCCAAAAACTACTTACCAGATACCCGTTGATTACTATACTTTGGATAACGGTTTAAAAGTAGTTCTGTCACCGGACAAAACTACCCCTATTGTTACCGTAGCGGCTTACTATAATATTGGTTTTCGGAATGAGCCAAAAGACCGTACTGGATTTGCTCATTTATTCGAACACATGATGTTTCAGGGTTCCCAGAATTTGGGTAAAATGGAGTTTATTCAGTTAATTCAGAAAAATGGGGGCGTTTTAAACGGCTCAACCCGATTTGATTTTACGAATTACTTCGAAATTGTGCCAGCCAATAAACTGGAAACCATTCTATGGGCCGAGGCCGATCGAATGCGAGGTTTGAACATTACGCAGGAAAACCTGAAAAACCAACAAGAAGTTGTAAAGAACGAAGTAAAAGTAAATGTTCTGAATCAGCCTTATGGGGGGTTTCCTTGGCTGGATATGCCCCAATATGCGAATAAAAACTGGTTTAACGCGCATAATTTTTACGGGGACTTGAAAGACTTAGACGCGGCTAATTTAGATGATGTTAAGAGTTTCTTTAAAACCTTTTACTCACCTAATAACGCGGCACTGATAGTAAGCGGCGATTTCGACCCAACTCAGGCTAAAACCTGGGTAAAGCAATATTTTGGCGCTATTCCTTCCGCAGATTTACCGGCCAAAGTAGATTTAACCGAACCTCGCCAGGAAAAAGAACAACGGTTTGTCAAAGACGATAAACTGGCGACCAAACCTGCGCTGGCTTTTGCCTACCACATGCCCGACCGGAATACGCCCGAATATTATGCCATGGGTTTACTCGACCAGATATTGATACAAGGTAACGATAGCCGTTTGTATCAGGCGCTGGTGCAAGAAAAGGGCTATACTGGTAGCGTAAGCGGAGGCATTAATTCTGGGCTAGGCAATATGTTTAATTACAATGGCCCCATGCTCTGGGACGGTAACCTGATTCACGACAATAATGTAACGGCAGATTCTATTATTGCCGTGATTGACCGGGAAATTAAAAAATTAGAAACAAGCGGTATTGACCAAGCTTTGCTGGACTTGGCCATTGTAAAAATGCGCTCTAGTTTCTACGACCAGATTAGCCAATTATATGGTTTCGGAAAGGCCGATTTACTGGCTAGTTTTGCTTTATTTGATAACAATCCGGCGCGTATTAACACTTTAGAAAGTGAATTCCGAAAAGTAACACCGGAGCTAATGCAGAAAACCTTGCGCGAATACCTGCGGCCAACCAATCGTACCATTTTAACTGTTAACCCATTAGCCAAAAGTTAA
- the nth gene encoding endonuclease III — protein MRKKERYQHLIEYFTNNFPEPKTELHYNNAYELILAVVLSAQCTDKRVNMVTPALYDQFPTPQHLAAATPDDIYPLIKSISYPNNKAKHLAGLGKMLVEQFNAEVPSSVDELQQLPGVGRKTANVISSVIYNQPAMAVDTHVFRVSKRLGLVTQNAHTPLEVEKQLMQGIPQHLIPKAHHWLILHGRYICVARKPKCDSCALTHFCKFYQTYWPNIPDDPENRL, from the coding sequence ATGCGCAAAAAGGAACGCTATCAGCATTTAATAGAATATTTTACTAATAATTTTCCGGAACCTAAAACCGAACTGCACTATAATAACGCTTACGAGTTAATACTAGCTGTAGTACTGAGTGCCCAATGTACCGATAAACGGGTTAATATGGTAACTCCGGCTTTATATGACCAATTTCCTACTCCGCAGCACCTGGCGGCGGCTACCCCAGATGATATTTACCCCCTTATTAAAAGTATTTCGTACCCGAACAATAAAGCCAAGCATTTAGCTGGTTTAGGTAAAATGCTGGTAGAGCAGTTTAACGCCGAAGTACCCAGCAGTGTAGACGAATTGCAGCAATTACCAGGTGTAGGACGTAAAACGGCTAACGTTATTTCTTCGGTTATTTACAACCAACCTGCTATGGCCGTAGATACGCACGTTTTTCGGGTATCTAAACGACTGGGTTTGGTTACGCAAAATGCGCACACGCCGCTGGAAGTAGAAAAGCAATTGATGCAGGGAATTCCCCAACACTTAATTCCGAAAGCGCACCATTGGCTTATTTTGCATGGCCGGTATATTTGCGTAGCCCGTAAACCTAAATGCGATAGCTGCGCCCTTACCCATTTCTGTAAGTTTTACCAGACATATTGGCCCAACATTCCCGATGATCCGGAGAACCGGTTATAA
- a CDS encoding GDSL-type esterase/lipase family protein codes for MKNWFILALLFIYPLIGFSQSKIKVACVGNSITAGAGVEAGKNYPDQLQVLLGDTYDVENYGISGRTLLKKGDFPYWKEAKYQEVLQWQPDIVVIKLGTNDSKPQNWQHKAEFKKDYIAFVKSFKKLPSHPKVYICKPMPAYYENFKINPGVIKNEILPLIETIAKKTKVKVIDLYTPMLGKDALAPDGIHPNAEGDAVLANEVYKEIK; via the coding sequence ATGAAAAACTGGTTTATTCTGGCTCTGCTTTTTATTTATCCGCTTATCGGATTTTCTCAATCTAAAATTAAAGTTGCTTGTGTGGGCAACAGCATTACCGCAGGAGCGGGAGTAGAAGCCGGCAAAAACTACCCGGACCAACTGCAGGTTTTGCTAGGCGATACTTACGACGTTGAAAATTATGGTATTAGTGGCCGCACCTTATTAAAAAAGGGCGATTTCCCTTACTGGAAAGAAGCCAAATACCAGGAAGTGCTGCAATGGCAACCCGATATTGTAGTAATAAAGCTAGGCACCAATGATTCCAAGCCGCAAAACTGGCAGCATAAAGCCGAATTTAAAAAAGATTACATTGCGTTTGTTAAGTCTTTCAAAAAACTCCCCTCCCACCCTAAGGTATACATCTGTAAACCCATGCCAGCGTACTACGAGAATTTTAAAATTAACCCGGGAGTGATTAAAAACGAAATTTTACCTTTAATAGAAACTATAGCAAAAAAAACGAAAGTAAAAGTAATTGATTTGTATACTCCCATGCTGGGTAAAGATGCTTTGGCACCAGATGGCATCCACCCGAACGCGGAAGGCGATGCCGTTTTAGCCAATGAAGTATATAAGGAAATTAAGTAA
- a CDS encoding co-chaperone GroES, whose translation MQISETNKLQKIIIVGDRILIKPKSPKDQTKSGLFLPPGVQEKEKVQEGYVMKVGPGYPIPADYTFEEESWNQNGNEEEVRYIPLQAKEGDLAIYLQRDAIEINYLSERYFIVPQAAVLMLIREEDLD comes from the coding sequence ATGCAAATATCTGAAACAAATAAGTTGCAGAAGATTATAATTGTGGGCGATCGGATTTTGATAAAGCCAAAATCACCGAAAGACCAAACTAAAAGCGGATTATTTCTGCCTCCTGGGGTGCAGGAAAAAGAAAAAGTGCAGGAAGGTTACGTAATGAAAGTAGGTCCGGGCTATCCTATTCCCGCTGATTATACTTTTGAGGAAGAATCGTGGAATCAAAATGGCAACGAAGAAGAAGTTAGGTACATACCCTTACAGGCTAAAGAAGGCGATTTAGCCATTTATCTGCAACGCGATGCCATCGAAATAAATTACTTATCGGAGCGTTACTTTATCGTACCCCAGGCAGCAGTTTTAATGCTGATTCGGGAAGAAGATTTAGATTAA
- a CDS encoding RNA polymerase sigma factor, whose amino-acid sequence MNTIQLSDSELVSLYIAGNENAFELLVKRHKNKVFTTILLIVKDTYTAEDLLQDTFIKAIHTMKSGRYNEEGKFSSWICRIAHNLAIDYFRKEKRNPTIEMEDGSNVFNTLAFAEESIEALQIKEDTHKRLRELIQQLPEAQKEVLIMRHYADMSFQEIAETTGVSINTALGRMRYALINLRKKMTNQNIDYDKNLYTQ is encoded by the coding sequence ATGAACACAATCCAACTTAGCGACTCAGAACTGGTGTCGTTATATATTGCAGGTAATGAAAACGCTTTCGAACTCTTAGTAAAAAGACACAAGAACAAAGTTTTTACCACGATTCTATTAATCGTAAAAGACACTTATACCGCCGAAGATTTGTTGCAGGATACTTTTATTAAAGCTATCCATACAATGAAGAGTGGCCGGTATAACGAGGAGGGTAAATTTTCTTCGTGGATTTGCCGTATTGCCCATAACCTGGCAATCGACTATTTCCGTAAAGAAAAACGGAACCCAACAATTGAAATGGAAGATGGCAGCAATGTTTTTAACACGCTGGCATTTGCCGAAGAATCAATTGAAGCCTTGCAGATCAAGGAGGATACGCACAAGCGTCTCCGCGAATTGATCCAGCAATTACCCGAAGCCCAGAAAGAAGTGCTGATTATGCGGCACTACGCTGATATGAGCTTTCAGGAAATTGCTGAAACGACCGGGGTTAGTATAAACACTGCGCTGGGCCGCATGCGGTACGCATTGATTAACCTTCGGAAGAAGATGACAAACCAGAATATTGATTATGATAAAAATCTCTACACACAATGA
- a CDS encoding ArsR/SmtB family transcription factor → MAISKAASFRETEIKLAAYAKALAHPARISILQLLSQKQICICGDIVEELPLSQSTVSQHLKELKAAGLITGEVNGTCVCYGLNTEQVQEARQLLQGFFNNLATILPAG, encoded by the coding sequence ATGGCAATTTCCAAGGCAGCCTCTTTCCGCGAAACAGAAATAAAACTAGCCGCTTACGCTAAAGCATTGGCGCATCCGGCCCGCATATCTATTTTACAATTGCTTAGTCAAAAGCAAATTTGCATTTGTGGCGACATTGTAGAAGAACTGCCTTTGTCGCAATCTACAGTATCGCAGCACTTAAAAGAATTAAAAGCAGCTGGCCTGATTACCGGCGAAGTAAACGGAACCTGCGTTTGCTACGGACTTAATACGGAGCAGGTACAGGAAGCACGACAATTACTCCAAGGTTTTTTTAATAATCTGGCTACTATCCTACCCGCTGGCTAA
- a CDS encoding EamA family transporter, with translation MWWTYALLSAVFAALTAIFAKIGIKGVDSDLATAVRTVVILTLAWSIAFFKGSIPGLANLTKTNWTFLVLSGCATGLSWIFYFKALQVGKVSQVAPVDKASVAIAIFLSVVFLGEPLSLKTASGAGLIILGTLVLVL, from the coding sequence ATGTGGTGGACGTATGCGCTGTTATCAGCGGTATTTGCAGCTTTAACGGCTATTTTTGCCAAAATTGGCATAAAAGGGGTTGACTCGGACTTGGCTACTGCTGTTCGTACGGTAGTTATTTTAACTTTAGCCTGGTCTATCGCTTTTTTCAAAGGTAGTATTCCTGGTTTAGCGAATCTTACCAAAACAAACTGGACTTTTCTGGTTTTATCCGGGTGTGCTACCGGCTTATCCTGGATATTTTACTTTAAAGCCTTGCAGGTTGGTAAAGTTTCGCAGGTAGCTCCCGTTGATAAAGCCAGCGTAGCCATTGCTATTTTTTTATCTGTTGTATTTTTAGGCGAACCCCTTAGTTTAAAAACTGCTTCAGGAGCAGGATTAATTATTTTAGGAACACTCGTTTTAGTTTTATAA
- a CDS encoding bifunctional UDP-N-acetylmuramoyl-tripeptide:D-alanyl-D-alanine ligase/alanine racemase produces MLRFQDLADLTHGNLLQLKQDYLIQYLLTDSRKLAHPASSLFFAIKGVYNNGHQYIANLYKRGVRQFVIEESNAIPGVKQTDALERAFPEANFLQVNSSLAALQKLTAYHRSQFSLPVIAITGSNGKTIVKEWLAQLLSPDERVVKSPRSYNSQIGVPLSVWQINQNHTLGIFEAGISRMAEMEKLAAVIQPTEGIFTNIGQAHAQGFESVAQKITEKLKLFQNVERLYYCLDHVPVHEAVVAANIPAFTWSRHQSADLQIVNSALQNNHFACKFKYQQQTGTLLIPFTDEASIENCLHCLAVLLVRQVPLLEIQQRFLKLTPVAMRLEMKEAINNCYLLDDSYNNDLSGLSIALDVLQNQTRTVKKSVILSDLLESGLSEEVLYSQVAELIRVHRIDRLVGIGPVISRHKLKFELPAEFFADTNEFLEKFNADNYRQETILLKGARVFEFEKIVSAFQRKVHGTVLEVNLDALVHNLNFYRAKLAPETKLMVMVKAFAYGSGSYEIANLLQFHRVDYLTVAYPDEGISLRGHGISLPIMVMSPSPDSFTKLQQYKLEPEIYSLEILEACMKALPSDPSYRQNIHLKLDTGMHRLGFTETDLEPLFARLEATPQLRVISAFSHLAGADEAMYNDFSQLQISRFRAMVQQVENRLGYKVIKHILNSAGIVRFPEHQMDMVRLGIGLYGVEATGMEQDALRTVGQLKTTISQVKAVASGETVGYSRKGIADEPKQIATIAIGYADGYDRRFGNGVGQVLIKKQKAVIIGNICMDMCMLDVTGLDVKAGDEVEVFGENITIGKMARKIGTIPYELLTNISGRVKRVFFAEL; encoded by the coding sequence ATGTTACGCTTCCAGGATCTGGCTGATCTTACTCATGGCAACTTACTGCAGTTAAAACAAGATTATTTAATTCAGTATTTATTAACGGATAGTCGTAAGCTGGCGCATCCGGCTAGTTCTTTGTTCTTTGCCATTAAAGGTGTTTATAACAATGGTCACCAGTACATTGCTAATTTATATAAACGGGGAGTACGACAGTTTGTAATTGAGGAAAGCAATGCAATTCCAGGTGTAAAACAAACCGATGCCCTGGAAAGAGCTTTTCCGGAGGCTAACTTTTTGCAGGTAAACAGTAGTTTAGCGGCTTTGCAAAAGTTAACCGCGTACCATCGGAGTCAGTTTTCGTTACCGGTAATTGCTATTACGGGTAGTAACGGCAAAACCATTGTAAAAGAATGGTTGGCACAATTACTTAGTCCCGATGAACGCGTGGTAAAAAGCCCGCGTAGTTATAATTCACAAATCGGGGTGCCGCTCTCGGTGTGGCAAATTAATCAAAATCATACACTGGGCATTTTTGAGGCTGGAATTTCGCGCATGGCAGAAATGGAAAAACTCGCCGCTGTTATTCAACCTACCGAAGGCATTTTTACTAATATCGGGCAGGCCCACGCGCAAGGATTTGAATCGGTGGCACAAAAAATAACCGAGAAGTTAAAATTATTTCAGAATGTAGAGCGTCTTTATTATTGCCTGGATCATGTTCCTGTTCATGAAGCAGTAGTGGCGGCAAATATTCCGGCGTTTACCTGGTCGCGGCACCAGTCTGCCGATTTGCAGATTGTAAATAGCGCTCTGCAAAACAATCACTTTGCCTGCAAATTCAAATATCAACAGCAAACGGGCACGCTACTCATTCCTTTCACCGACGAGGCTTCCATTGAAAATTGCTTGCATTGTTTGGCCGTATTGCTGGTTAGGCAAGTGCCATTACTCGAAATCCAGCAGCGATTTTTAAAATTAACTCCGGTAGCCATGCGCCTGGAGATGAAAGAAGCCATAAACAACTGTTACCTGCTCGACGACTCGTATAACAATGATTTAAGCGGTTTAAGTATTGCCTTAGATGTACTGCAAAACCAAACCCGTACAGTTAAGAAAAGCGTGATTTTATCAGATTTGCTCGAATCTGGTTTGTCCGAAGAAGTATTGTACAGCCAGGTGGCCGAATTAATCCGGGTTCACCGCATCGACCGCTTAGTTGGGATTGGTCCTGTTATCAGCCGGCATAAATTAAAGTTTGAGTTACCCGCTGAGTTTTTTGCGGATACAAATGAGTTTTTAGAAAAATTTAATGCGGATAACTATCGTCAGGAAACCATTCTATTAAAAGGGGCGCGGGTATTTGAATTTGAGAAAATAGTAAGCGCTTTTCAACGGAAAGTTCATGGTACGGTACTCGAAGTAAACCTGGATGCTTTGGTGCATAACCTAAATTTTTACCGCGCTAAGCTGGCTCCCGAAACCAAGTTAATGGTAATGGTAAAAGCTTTTGCTTATGGCAGCGGCTCCTACGAAATTGCTAATTTACTTCAGTTTCACCGGGTAGATTACCTCACGGTGGCGTACCCGGATGAAGGTATTTCGCTGCGGGGGCACGGCATTAGTTTACCCATTATGGTAATGAGCCCTTCGCCGGATTCGTTTACTAAGTTGCAGCAATACAAGTTAGAGCCCGAAATATATTCTCTGGAAATTCTGGAGGCCTGCATGAAAGCTTTACCTTCTGACCCGAGTTACCGCCAGAACATTCATTTAAAACTTGATACCGGTATGCACCGCCTGGGCTTTACCGAAACAGATCTGGAACCTTTGTTTGCGCGTCTGGAGGCTACCCCGCAATTACGGGTAATAAGCGCCTTCAGCCACTTGGCGGGAGCCGATGAAGCCATGTATAACGATTTCTCGCAGTTACAAATATCCCGTTTCCGTGCCATGGTGCAGCAAGTAGAAAATAGGTTAGGTTACAAGGTTATTAAACATATTTTAAACTCGGCGGGGATAGTGCGTTTTCCGGAGCACCAAATGGATATGGTGCGGTTAGGCATTGGGTTATATGGGGTAGAAGCAACCGGCATGGAACAAGATGCTCTACGTACGGTTGGTCAGTTAAAAACTACTATTTCGCAGGTAAAGGCAGTAGCTTCCGGAGAAACAGTTGGTTATAGCCGTAAAGGTATTGCCGACGAACCAAAGCAAATTGCTACCATTGCCATTGGCTATGCCGATGGATACGACCGAAGATTTGGTAATGGTGTTGGTCAAGTTCTTATAAAGAAACAAAAAGCGGTAATTATCGGGAATATTTGTATGGATATGTGCATGCTGGATGTAACCGGGCTGGACGTAAAAGCCGGTGATGAAGTAGAAGTTTTTGGCGAAAATATTACTATTGGTAAAATGGCCCGGAAAATAGGCACCATCCCTTACGAACTACTCACAAATATTAGTGGTCGGGTAAAGCGGGTTTTCTTCGCGGAGTTATAG
- the asnB gene encoding asparagine synthase (glutamine-hydrolyzing), whose amino-acid sequence MCGINLIISKNGPAPDSAILRLTQANVHRGPDATDYYTTHYNQEYIYFGHNRLKILDLSNEANQPLFSLDRRYLLLYNGEVYNYLTLRAELQTKGYSFQTTSDTEVVLATLIIFGQAGLEKLNGMFALIFYDTQTQKLIAARDRFGIKRLYYFHSNEYLIISSEINSLLASGLIKKELNEPQLLNYLRYRYALKPQTFFRNIYELEEGQILSYANQKLHLESFIPSYATTTNTERSDAEITSQAENLLLKSVERQLRADVPVGLFLSGGVDSTLILALVQQLGHRHFPAFTISNKASESTFGSADYRFARLAAQDFGAEHQSFEIDASILKYVDDLVTTLDQPIADGAALLTYYLSKQVRSTIKVALSGAGADELFGGYNRHRAFYHFLQHRRFAHIFLALFKPGASMLPTGIKHPLRKQFLLIRKLADKIQPYQPVQTYLNFTAMDQHLQDLLQPGFFGNTALAETPANNQNILRWSLNQDLHQYLIADILALTDKTSMIHSLEVRTPYLDNALHAFLQTLPPGTLFKNGSKWILKHILEKHQEKQIANRPKEGFGMPLGYWLKQNENRWIVEDLQNPQHVLFRYLRFPETQQLIQMQLQGRYDYSTELWALIILARWLNQHFAA is encoded by the coding sequence TTGTGCGGTATTAATTTAATTATCAGTAAGAACGGTCCCGCTCCAGATTCGGCCATTCTGCGTCTTACTCAAGCAAACGTTCACCGCGGACCAGATGCTACGGATTATTACACCACTCATTACAACCAAGAATATATTTACTTTGGGCACAATCGTTTAAAAATACTTGACCTTTCGAACGAGGCAAACCAACCCCTTTTCTCATTAGACCGGCGTTATTTACTCCTCTATAACGGAGAAGTTTATAATTACCTAACTCTCCGGGCCGAGTTGCAAACTAAAGGCTACTCTTTCCAGACTACTTCTGATACGGAAGTGGTGCTAGCAACTTTAATAATATTTGGGCAGGCTGGCTTAGAAAAACTAAACGGTATGTTTGCCTTAATTTTTTACGACACGCAAACTCAAAAACTAATTGCCGCCCGCGATCGATTCGGCATTAAACGCTTGTATTATTTCCATTCTAACGAGTACCTGATTATTTCATCGGAAATAAATAGCTTGCTGGCATCCGGGTTAATTAAAAAAGAATTAAATGAACCGCAACTGCTAAATTACCTGCGCTACCGGTATGCTTTAAAACCCCAAACATTTTTTCGGAATATTTATGAGTTAGAAGAAGGTCAGATTTTAAGTTATGCGAATCAAAAACTTCACTTAGAATCTTTTATTCCCTCTTACGCAACTACAACAAATACAGAACGCAGCGATGCGGAGATAACTTCGCAAGCCGAAAATTTACTTTTAAAATCAGTGGAGCGGCAATTACGGGCCGATGTACCGGTGGGATTATTTTTAAGTGGCGGGGTAGATTCTACTTTAATACTGGCGTTGGTGCAACAATTAGGACATCGGCACTTCCCGGCTTTTACTATTAGCAACAAAGCCTCGGAGAGCACTTTCGGCTCCGCCGATTACCGTTTTGCCCGACTTGCCGCTCAGGATTTTGGCGCCGAACACCAGTCGTTTGAGATAGATGCTTCTATTTTAAAATACGTAGATGATTTAGTAACCACCCTGGACCAACCCATTGCCGATGGAGCAGCTTTGCTTACCTATTATTTATCTAAACAAGTAAGATCTACTATAAAAGTAGCTCTGTCTGGCGCAGGTGCCGACGAGCTTTTTGGTGGATACAACCGTCACCGGGCTTTTTATCATTTCCTGCAACATCGTCGGTTTGCCCATATATTCTTGGCTTTGTTTAAACCGGGAGCAAGCATGTTACCCACCGGAATAAAGCATCCGCTTCGTAAGCAATTTTTACTTATCCGGAAACTTGCCGATAAAATTCAGCCGTACCAACCCGTTCAAACTTATTTAAATTTTACGGCCATGGACCAGCACTTGCAAGATTTGTTACAACCTGGATTTTTTGGGAACACAGCCCTCGCCGAAACACCTGCCAACAATCAAAATATCCTGCGTTGGAGCCTGAACCAGGATTTACACCAGTATTTGATTGCGGATATTCTAGCCTTAACAGATAAAACCAGTATGATTCATTCGCTGGAGGTACGAACGCCTTACTTGGATAACGCCTTACATGCTTTCTTACAAACCTTACCTCCGGGAACCTTATTTAAGAATGGTTCTAAATGGATTCTAAAGCATATTCTGGAGAAACACCAGGAAAAGCAAATTGCTAACCGGCCAAAAGAAGGGTTTGGGATGCCGCTGGGTTATTGGCTTAAACAAAACGAAAACCGCTGGATTGTTGAAGATTTGCAGAATCCGCAACACGTATTGTTCCGCTACCTCCGCTTTCCGGAAACGCAACAACTTATTCAGATGCAACTACAGGGCCGCTACGATTATAGCACCGAACTTTGGGCTTTAATAATATTGGCCCGCTGGCTGAACCAACACTTTGCCGCTTAG